Proteins encoded in a region of the Micropterus dolomieu isolate WLL.071019.BEF.003 ecotype Adirondacks linkage group LG07, ASM2129224v1, whole genome shotgun sequence genome:
- the rprma gene encoding protein reprimo A, producing MNNTGFNQTEGGLLNKTEEFFCCNFSSVVTDNGFVAAAPDERSLFIMRVVQIAVMCVLSLTVVFGIFFLGCNLLIKSEGMINFLVTDRRPSKETEAVIVGAY from the coding sequence atgaaCAACACCGGGTTCAACCAAACGGAGGGCGGACTGCTCAACAAGACGGAGGAGTTTTTCTGCTGCAACTTTTCATCCGTGGTGACTGATAACGGCTTTGTGGCCGCCGCTCCGGATGAGAGAAGCCTCTTCATTATGAGGGTGGTCCAGATTGCCGTCATGTGCGTTTTGTCCCTCACTGTGGTGTTTGGCATATTTTTCTTGGGTTGCAACCTTCTCATAAAGTCAGAGGGAATGATCAACTTTCTAGTAACGGACAGGAGACCGTCTAAAGA